A portion of the Kazachstania africana CBS 2517 chromosome 2, complete genome genome contains these proteins:
- the KAFR0B04530 gene encoding uncharacterized protein (similar to Saccharomyces cerevisiae YNL108C and TFC7 (YOR110W); ancestral locus Anc_2.169) — MTIETIYIARHGYRSNWLPYGPYPAPPTGIDSDVPLAEHGRDQAVELANFIKTLENKPEIIFTSPFYRCLETSEPIQEALNVPIYTDRGIGEWYKPDRDIIPVPATDKQLLKFFPWINVNWEDTLIPSDKGETEADVFDRCSEFLPKFIKRLESTFPKVSTILLVTHAATKAALGMNLLKFPNARVPIDGKGTVIRNASCSLDEYTRVNDDTWDIVMNGNTLFLKNGEEMNWSFMNLLEAGSDADIKARQLEEMERKKAAARTN, encoded by the coding sequence ATGACGATCGAGACAATATATATAGCGAGACATGGGTACCGTTCTAATTGGTTGCCCTATGGTCCGTACCCTGCCCCACCTACTGGAATAGACAGTGATGTCCCTTTAGCGGAGCATGGACGTGATCAAGCGGTTGAATTAGCAAACTTTATCAAGACGCTCGAAAATAAGCCtgaaataatatttacatCGCCGTTCTACCGTTGTCTAGAGACAAGTGAACCCATTCAAGAGGCGTTAAATGTGCCCATATACACAGATCGTGGTATTGGTGAATGGTATAAGCCCGATCGTGATATTATACCTGTACCTGCTACTGATAAGCAacttctgaaattttttcccTGGATAAACGTCAACTGGGAAGATACACTAATTCCAAGTGATAAGGGCGAGACTGAAGCTGATGTCTTTGATAGATGTAGTGAATTTTTACccaaattcatcaaacGTCTAGAATCTACGTTTCCAAAAGTTTCAACCATTTTACTTGTGACTCATGCCGCAACAAAGGCTGCTTTAGGTATGAACTTACtgaaatttccaaatgCTAGAGTCCCAATAGATGGCAAAGGAACAGTGATAAGAAATGCGTCATGTTCATTGGACGAATACACTAGAGTCAATGACGATACATGGGATATTGTAATGAATGGTAAtacattatttttgaagaatggTGAAGAAATGAACTGGAGTTTTATGAATTTACTGGAAGCTGGCTCAGATGCTGACATCAAGGCAAGACAATTAGAGGAAATGGAACGTAAAAAAGCTGCTGCTCGaacaaattaa
- the DBP2 gene encoding DEAD-box ATP-dependent RNA helicase DBP2 (similar to Saccharomyces cerevisiae DBP2 (YNL112W); ancestral locus Anc_2.164) — translation MGYRDQQYNRSNYNSRGGDFRGGRDSDRNSYNRSENRNNNGYQGGRGFRSEPQELVAPNWEEELPRLPSFEKNFYVEHEDVRNRSDADVAKFRQENEMTISGHDIPKPITNFEEAGFPDYVLKEVKAEGFDKPTSIQCQGWPMALSGRDMVGIAATGSGKTLSYCLPGIVHINAQPLLSPGDGPIVLVLSPTRELAVQIQKECSKFGHSSRIRNTCVYGGVPKGQQIRDLVRGAEIVIATPGRLIDMMEIGKTNLKRVTYLVLDEADRMLDMGFEPQIRKIVDQIRPDRQTLMWSATWPKEVRQLAADYLNDPIQVQVGSLELSASHNITQLVEVLSDFEKRDRLSKHLEIASEDKDSKILVFASTKRTCDDITKYLRADGWPALAIHGDKDQKERDWVLNEFRCGRSPIMVATDVAARGIDVKGINFVINYDMPGNIEDYVHRIGRTGRAGAKGTAISFFTEDNKSLGAKLISIMREAKQTIPNELLKYDKRQNYGGHPRYGGGRGGRGGYGRGRGGYGGNFGGNRGYNRPRDNGWGRGGNR, via the exons ATGGGTTACAGAGATCAACAATACAATAGATCAAACTACAACAGCCGTGGAGGTGACTTCCGTGGTGGTAGAGATTCCGACAGAAATTCATACAATAGAAGTGAAAACCGGAATAACAACGGCTATCAAGGCGGTCGTGGATTCAGAAGTGAACCACAAGAATTAGTTGCTCCAAATtgggaagaagaattgCCAAGGCTCCCATCTTtcgagaaaaatttctacGTTGAACACGAGGACGTTAGAAATAGATCCGATGCTGACGTTGCCAAGTTCAgacaagaaaatgaaatgacCATTTCCGGTCATGACATTCCAAAGCCAATTactaattttgaagaagccGGTTTCCCTGACTACGTCTTAAAGGAAGTTAAAGCCGAAGGTTTTGACAAACCAACCTCTATTCAATGTCAAGGTTGGCCAATGGCTTTATCTGGTAGAGATATGGTCGGTATTGCTGCTACTGGTTCCGGTAAAACATTGTCTTACTGTTTACCAGGTATTGTTCATATCAACGCTCAACCACTTTTGTCTCCAGGTGATGGTCCAATTGTCCTAGTCCTATCACCAACAAGAGAACTTGCtgttcaaattcaaaaggaATGTTCCAAATTCGGTCATTCTTCAAGAATTAGAAACACTTGTGTCTACGGTGGTGTTCCAAAGGGTCAACAAATCAGAGATTTAGTTCGTGGTGCTGAAATTGTCATTGCTACTCCAGGTAGATTGATCGATATGATGGAAATTGGTAAGACTAACTTAAAGAGAGTCACTTACTTAGTCTTAGATGAAGCTGATAGAATGTTGGATATGGGTTTCGAACCACAAATTAGAAAGATTGTCGACCAAATTAGACCAGACAGACAAACTTTAATGTGGTCTGCCACATGGCCTAAGGAAGTCAGACAATTAGCTGCTGACTACTTAAATGATCCAATTCAAGTTCAAGTTGGTTCCTTAGAATTATCTGCTTCTCACAATATTACACAGTTAGTCGAAGTTCTTTCAGATTTCGAAAAGAGAGATCGTTTATCTAAACATTTGGAAATTGCCTCTGAAGATAAGgattcaaagattttagTCTTTGCATCGACAAAGAGAACCTGTGACgatattacaaaatatcTAAGAGCTGATGGGTGGCCAGCTTTAGCCATTCACGGTGACAAAGATCAAAAAGAACGTGATTGGGTTTTGAACGAATTCAGATGCGGTAGATCACCAATTATGGTTGCTACCGATGTTGCTGCTAGAGGTATTG ATGTCAAAGGTATTAACTTCGTTATCAACTACGATATGCCAGGTAACATTGAAGATTATGTCCATAGAATCGGTAGAACTGGTAGAGCCGGTGCTAAAGGTACTGCTATCTCTTTCTTCACTGAAGATAACAAGTCCTTAGGTGCCAAATTAATTTCTATTATGAGAGAAGCTAAGCAGACTATTCCAAATGAGTTGCTCAAATACGACAAGAGACAAAACTACGGTGGTCACCCAAGATACGGTGGCGGTCGTGGTGGCCGTGGTGGTTACGGTAGAGGCCGTGGTGGTTACGGTGGTAACTTTGGTGGTAACCGCGGTTATAACAGGCCAAGAGATAATGGCTGGGGCAGAGGTGGTAACAGGTAA
- the NOP15 gene encoding rRNA-binding ribosome biosynthesis protein NOP15 (similar to Saccharomyces cerevisiae NOP15 (YNL110C); ancestral locus Anc_2.167), protein MAKRSGIKKKEVKEPMEEKAQVEKEVSEVEEQLEVKSSESESESDIENDIEGLSDNEAVSEDSKHKIKKLDPKKRAAKNKQGNTKDDEYSSIIYVSRLPNGFHEKELSKYFSQFGDLKEARLARNKKSGNSRHYGFVEFANKEDAKVAQETMDNYLLMGHLLRVRLMGKGSKIEKLFKYRKRAFIEPQVKKDVNELKEKAEAKHEERVAKLAKAGIDFKW, encoded by the coding sequence ATGGCTAAGAGAAGTGGTatcaagaagaaggagGTGAAGGAACCGATGGAGGAAAAAGCACAAGTTGAAAAGGAAGTTTCAGAAGTGGAAGAACAATTAGAAGTTAAATCATCAGAATCAGAATCTGAAtcagatattgaaaatgacatAGAAGGATTATCAGATAACGAAGCAGTAAGTGAGGATTCAAAGcataaaatcaaaaaattagatCCAAAGAAGCGTGCAGCTAAGAACAAACAAGGAAACACTAAGGATGATGAGTATTCTAGTATCATATATGTGAGCAGGTTACCAAATGGGTTCCATGAAAAGGAATTAAGTAAGTATTTCTCCCAATTTGgtgatttgaaagaagctAGATTGgcaagaaataaaaaaagtgGTAATTCTAGACATTATGGCTTCGTTGAATTTGCAAATAAGGAAGATGCTAAAGTCGCACAAGAAACTATGGATAACTATCTATTGATGGGCCATCTATTAAGAGTCCGTTTAATGGGTAAAGGCAGTAAGATTGAAAAGCTTTTCAAGTACAGGAAGAGAGCTTTCATAGAACCTCAAGTCAAGAAAGATGTTAACgaattgaaggaaaagGCAGAGGCCAAACATGAAGAAAGAGTTGCCAAGTTAGCTAAAGCGGGAATTGACTTCAAATGGTAA
- the CYB5 gene encoding Cyb5p (similar to Saccharomyces cerevisiae CYB5 (YNL111C); ancestral locus Anc_2.166), giving the protein MSQVYTYADVAEHVLPDDCWIAIDGKVYNVSKFLDEHPGGDEIIYELAGSDATEYFLDIGHSDDALKILKTLCIGELDLNSEKVQPKKHQVLHEDEKSRNGPQGNGYIAVFVALCCLALGHYILNE; this is encoded by the coding sequence ATGTCCCAAGTTTACACATACGCAGATGTTGCAGAACATGTCCTTCCAGATGACTGTTGGATAGCTATTGACGGTAAAGTTTATAATGTATCTAAGTTTCTGGATGAACATCCAGGTGGTGATGAAATCATATATGAATTAGCTGGTAGTGATGCTACAGAATACTTTCTCGATATCGGTCATTCTGATGATGctttaaagattttgaaaactttatGTATCGGTGAATTAGACTTGAATAGTGAGAAGGTTCAACCTAAGAAACATCAAGTGTTACATGAGGATGAGAAGAGCAGAAACGGCCCTCAAGGAAACGGTTATATCGCCGTCTTCGTTGCTCTTTGCTGCTTAGCATTAGGCCATTACATCTTAAACGAATAA
- the RPC19 gene encoding DNA-directed RNA polymerase core subunit RPC19 (similar to Saccharomyces cerevisiae RPC19 (YNL113W); ancestral locus Anc_2.163) — translation MSSSEEVKRLPTKEEELKNEDISMDEEEEELDRNKIKILPQATSEDGTSASFQIVEEDHTLGNALRYIIMKNPQVEFCGYSIPHPSENLLNIRIQTYGEITAVDALKKGLADLMDLCDVVEETFTQRIREL, via the coding sequence ATGTCCTCTTCCGAAGAAGTGAAAAGACTACCTACCAAAGaggaagaattgaaaaatgaagatatttctatggatgaagaagaagaagaactagATAGAAACaagataaaaattttaccacAGGCAACTTCTGAAGATGGTACTTCCGCATCTTTCCAAATAGTAGAAGAAGACCACACTCTAGGGAATGCATTACGTTATATAATCATGAAAAACCCACAAGTTGAATTTTGCGGTTACTCCATTCCACATCCTTCTGAAAACTTACTAAACATTAGAATCCAGACTTACGGTGAAATTACCGCTGTGGACGCCTTGAAGAAAGGTCTAGCCGATCTAATGGATCTTTGTGACGttgttgaagaaacttTCACCCAAAGAATAAGAGAATTATGA
- the KAFR0B04520 gene encoding uncharacterized protein (similar to Saccharomyces cerevisiae INP52 (YNL106C) and INP53 (YOR109W); ancestral locus Anc_2.171), whose protein sequence is MRILVSHEGAERRIALVSDSYALVFKTVSNAQSLKPLCAIELVEKHQLKNEGFKRLSIHDVYGFIGLIDLQGLVFIAAITGKSKAASPIPNETVNKIFAVDFFCLNDSRWDFLEIDSSGRPIVIGSDESEEARSILKHPCQDLRKLLSNGSFYYSSDFDLTSTLQKRGLNNYSLSTDSFEDEYMWNYFLMKEIIEYRDRIDEKTKHILDEEGFLITVIRGFAETFITYVKRLKVALTVISKQSWKRAGTRFNARGIDDEGYVANFVETEIIMYSSEYCYALTQIRGSVPVFWEQDASLMNPKIQITRSLEATQPVFDKHFQRLIENYGPINIINLLSKKPNEIELSKRYRSHLYKSETLEMSNDVFYTEFDFNKETSQEGFSAAKKLLPKIMDSLVEIGYFSYDVKEKKTISMQKGVFRVNCLDCLDRTNLAQQLLSLSALQMFLEDYHLIRPNDYIDESDFSNKHNTLWADHGDQISQIYTGTNALKSSFSRKGKMSLAGALSDATKSVSRRYINNFMDKGKQQNIDTLLGRLPHQEAVQLYDPETEYVQSKLHDLENKFTSKSNMNLFIGTFNINGMSTSSDLSKWLFPIGERFKPDAVILGLQEVIELTAGSILNADYSKKSFWENTVNDCLNQYGEKYILLRVEQMSSLIILLFVRSDKSKYVKRVEGSTKKTGFGGIAGNKGAVAIRFEYEGTSFCFVNSHFSAGVNNVEERTNDYNTINKSITFSGSKRIYHHDSIFWLGDLNFRINLDNEAVKRQLYEKKEGYIENLLQYDQLIQEISEGRIFQGFNEPEIKFHPTYKFDLGTDRYDSSEKARTPSWTDRIVYKGQNVYALAYSDAPLTLSDHKPVYAAYKADVVSIDEAKKEELTKQLYAEVRGKYLKAGPPDATARSKFNIEKDVTNRPPISPLSLPSNRIKNLQQESVRSVPPLPSRSSLSINSLGRENIESKRLAVAPPPPPSRGPSVIIQDGDSIPDLIDLNSSSSSISSRPTPPPSRSSKLHEENASSSRQGQEQKMKSPPPVKPRVQVCESKPKEEESMNASGEHVLPSKISSGTNTPKKIENVIESNGEAISIETLQESRKVPLPPMKPKKLADIKTEKVSENLENRRNAQSSTSLLESTDNANIQANIDVEMSKKISSKSETPNPTVSQQKKHVPPVVPKKKPELSSIKKQPPTIPPRNPNLTK, encoded by the coding sequence CAGGGGCTGGTATTTATTGCTGCAATTACTGGAAAATCCAAAGCAGCTTCACCAATACCGAATGAGACTgtgaataaaatatttgcGGTCGATTTCTTCTGTTTGAATGATTCTCGCTGGGATTTTCTTGAGATTGATTCCTCTGGTAGACCAATAGTTATTGGATCCGATGAGAGTGAAGAAGCaagatcaattttgaaacatcCTTGCCAGGACTTAAGAAAATTGTTATCTAACGGTTCGTTCTACTATAGTTCTGATTTTGATCTGACATCGACTCTGCAGAAGCGTGGGCTAAATAATTATTCTTTAAGTACGGACAGTTTTGAGGATGAATATATGTGGAATTACTTCTTAATGAAGGAAATTATAGAGTATAGAGACAGGATTGATGAAAAGACAAAACACATTTTGGATGAAGAAGGCTTTTTAATCACAGTTATTAGGGGGTTTGCAGAAACCTTTATAACGTATGTTAAAAGACTGAAAGTTGCCCTTACAGTGATCTCAAAACAAAGCTGGAAGAGAGCTGGAACAAGATTTAATGCAAGAGGTATCGACGATGAAGGTTATGTTGCAAATTTCGTGGAAAcagaaataataatgtaCTCTTCTGAATATTGTTACGCTCTAACTCAAATAAGAGGTAGTGTGCCTGTATTTTGGGAACAAGACGCCTCACTCATGAATCcgaaaattcaaataacGAGGTCTCTAGAAGCTACGCAACCTGTATTTGACAAACACTTCCAGAGGttgattgaaaattatgggccaatcaatattattaatttattgTCAAAAAAACCAAACGAGATCGAATTATCCAAACGGTACAGGAGCCATCTCTACAAGTCAGAAACTTTGGAAATGTCCAACGATGTATTTTACACCGAATTCGATTTTAATAAAGAAACGTCACAGGAGGGATTCTCTGCTGCTAAAAAGTTGTTGCCTAAGATAATGGATTCGTTAGTGGAAATTGGCTACTTCTCATATGACGtcaaggaaaaaaaaacaatatcCATGCAGAAAGGTGTTTTTAGAGTAAACTGTTTAGACTGTCTAGATAGAACAAACTTAGCTCAACAGCTTCTTTCATTGTCTGCACTTCAAATGTTTTTAGAAGACTATCATCTTATTAGGCCTAATGattatattgatgaaagtgatttttctaataaacATAACACACTTTGGGCGGACCATGGTGATCAAATATCACAAATATACACGGGTACGAATGCGCtaaaatcatcattttccaGAAAGGGTAAAATGTCACTTGCTGGGGCCCTTTCAGATGCTACAAAATCGGTGAGCAGGAgatatatcaataatttcatgGACAAAggaaaacaacaaaatattgataccTTGCTGGGTAGGTTACCTCATCAAGAAGCCGTACAATTGTACGATCCAGAAACCGAATATGTTCAATCAAAGCTTCATGACCTTGAAAACAAGTTTACAAGCAAATCCAACATGAATCTTTTTATAGGTACATTCAATATTAACGGTATGTCTACATCTAGTGATCTTTCTAAGTGGTTATTTCCAATCGGTGAAAGATTCAAGCCTGATGCTGTTATTCTTGGCTTACAAGAGGTGATAGAGTTGACCGCAGgatcaattttaaatgcAGATTATAGCAAAAAATCATTCTGGGAGAATACAGTTAATGATTGTTTGAATCAATACggtgaaaaatatatattgttAAGAGTAGAACAAATGTCTTCTCtaattattttattgtttGTCAGATCCgacaaatcaaaatatgtGAAGAGGGTAGAGGGCTCTACCAAGAAAACCGGATTTGGTGGTATAGCTGGGAATAAAGGCGCTGTTGCCATTCGATTTGAGTATGAAGGAACTTCTTTCTGTTTTGTTAATTCTCACTTTTCTGCGGGTGTCAATAACgttgaagaaagaacaaatgATTATAATACAATCAATAAAAGTATAACATTTTCTGGTTCAAAAAGGATCTATCATCATGACTCCATATTTTGGCTAGGCgatttgaatttcagaATAAACCTAGATAACGAAGCTGTAAAAAGGCAGCTGTATGAGAAAAAGGAAGGTTATATAGAAAACTTGCTGCAGTACGATCAGttgattcaagaaattagtGAAGGTAGAATTTTCCAAGGATTTAACGAGCCAGAAATTAAGTTTCACCCAACATATAAGTTTGATCTAGGGACAGATCGTTATGATTCTTCAGAAAAGGCAAGGACTCCCTCTTGGACAGATCGTATTGTGTACAAAGGTCAAAATGTGTATGCATTAGCATATTCAGATGCTCCGTTGACGCTTAGCGATCATAAACCTGTATACGCAGCCTACAAAGCCGATGTGGTATCTATTGATGAAGCTAAAAAAGAGGAGCTTACAAAACAATTGTATGCAGAAGTAAGAGGTAAATATCTCAAAGCAGGACCTCCTGATGCCACTGCAAGAAGTAAATTCAACATTGAAAAGGACGTTACGAACCGTCCACCAATATCTCCCCTTTCATTGCCCTCAAATAGGATAAAAAATCTGCAACAAGAGAGTGTCAGAAGCGTACCACCTCTTCCATCAagatcttcattatcaattaattCCTTaggaagagaaaatatcGAGAGTAAGCGTCTAGCTGTTGCACCCCCACCACCTCCTTCCAGGGGACCAAGTGTTATTATACAGGACGGTGACAGTATACCTGATTTGATCGATCTAAATAGTTCGTCTTCTTCCATATCATCCCGTCCGACACCACCTCCATCAAGATCGAGCAAATTGCATGAGGAGAATGCCAGTAGTAGCAGACAAGGTCAAGaacagaagatgaaatcTCCCCCACCTGTAAAGCCAAGAGTTCAGGTTTGTGAGTCGAAACCAAAGGAGGAAGAAAGTATGAATGCATCTGGAGAGCATGTTTTGccatcaaaaatttccagTGGGACTAATACACccaaaaaaatagaaaatgtaATAGAGAGTAATGGTGAAGCGATCTCAATTGAAACGTTACAAGAATCAAGAAAAGTACCTCTGCCTCCAATGaagccaaaaaaattagCTGATATTAAGACTGAAAAGGTATCTGAAAACCTagaaaatagaagaaatgCACAGTCATCAACTTCTTTGTTAGAATCAACTGATAATGCTAACATACAAGCTAATATTGATGTCGAAATGtcgaagaaaatttcatcaaagagTGAAACACCAAACCCTACTGTAAGTCAGCAGAAGAAGCATGTTCCTCCTGTAGTACCTAAAAAGAAACCCGAACTTTCATCTATAAAGAAACAACCACCAACTATACCACCTAGGAACCCCAACTTAactaaataa
- the KAFR0B04580 gene encoding C2H2-type zinc finger protein (similar to Saccharomyces cerevisiae AZF1 (YOR113W); ancestral locus Anc_2.162), translated as MSEKMMPARKETQSNNQSQTRPDSISAFTNFNQPRFSTDPSVSTFLNIAENQNSINQNNGDSTVTTNPNTFMMLSENGQIPQQGNLPDPTQNTDKNFPDLAQLSRGFSIVNNIWSQQPQTSSQQSQPSNQQQYISSVQNRNGSNNHVVFDPVDDSSLQKNKRFSFSLNKLNQYQFAPRNDSLSNPLYSSKRNSLLYTPNEVGEFDFLNISSIPTSKRGSVLGSNMKPPSLLPPTSHSNNNNKNSTTSHNNSFSNVELETLFNNRNSRKNSLKFITDDFDFQNKRRNSSLRALIDPSATYTNSQPHSGFPQTLSRLSSYIGHSDQNDKKIDTITEEVISNPSLPKEESTDEPLLNEDIFDKRQTPKKTKTKRRSKGSEKTEAKKRKKSDEKSPVRSSSFDDIRKKINEHSHAEIPEEFPHDESVENRTRALLGVTKIDQLMLMIEARKKGITEKVETTKDGQLLIDKDSEILPPSNEIVGGVEKPFGSHGVKQHECRYCHRFFTQLTHLEVHIRSHIGIKPYQCQYCGKKFTQGGNLRTHERLHTGEKPYQCELCGKRFSRKGNLAAHVLTHKKIKPFICKLDNCNKSFTQLGNMKGHQNKFHLETLTRLTARLAQLDPKENISTEEREMLEYFASLYKNSNKGIKGRGRGSNSPSDHPGSFKMYPNEMNPQQFQDQMLQMQLQMNEQSQQTEGQNQSFSANNTSPNANAANNDMLDQSPVRFKTVNYKS; from the coding sequence ATGTCTGAGAAAATGATGCCAGCCAGAAAAGAAACACAAAGCAATAATCAATCCCAGACTAGACCAGATTCAATAAGTGCATTCACAAATTTCAATCAGCCTAGATTTTCTACTGACCCCTCCGTTTCAACATTTTTAAACATAGCTGAAAATCAAAACAGTATAAATCAGAATAATGGAGATTCTACCGTTACCACTAATCCAAATACTTTTATGATGCTGTCAGAAAATGGACAAATACCTCAACAAGGTAATTTACCAGATCCAACTCAGAACACTGATAAAAACTTTCCAGATCTAGCTCAATTATCAAGAGGTTTTTCTATTGTAAACAATATATGGTCCCAGCAACCACAGACTTCCTCTCAACAATCGCAGCCTTCTAATCAACAACAGTATATCTCATCAGTACAAAATAGAAACGGTAGCAATAATCATGTTGTTTTCGATCCAGTGGATGATTCTTCCcttcaaaagaataaacgattctcattttctttgaataaattaaatcaatatcaatttgcACCAAGAAATGATTCCTTGTCGAACCCATTATACAGTTCAAAGAGAAATTCTTTACTTTATACTCCAAATGAAGTTGGAGAATTTGACTTCTTAAACATCTCATCAATACCAACAAGTAAACGTGGATCCGTGCTTGGCAGCAACATGAAACCACCCTCATTGCTACCGCCAACTAGTCAtagcaataataataataagaaCAGCACTACCTCCCATAATAACAGTTTCTCAAACGTTGAATTAGAAACTTTATTTAACAATCGAAATTCAAGGAAAAATTCTCTTAAATTTATTACCGATGATTTCGATTTTCAGAATAAAAGACGTAATTCCTCACTAAGGGCCTTGATTGACCCTTCAGCAACTTATACCAACTCACAACCTCATTCAGGTTTCCCTCAAACTTTATCTAGACTTTCTTCTTACATAGGACACAGTGATCAGaatgacaaaaaaattgatacaaTTACGGAAGAAGTAATATCAAATCCATCTCTCCCTAAAGAAGAATCTACCGATGAGCCACttttaaatgaagatatcTTTGACAAAAGGCAAACACCAAAGAAAACCAAAACAAAGAGAAGATCAAAAGGTAGCGAGAAAACAGAGGcaaaaaagagaaagaaatcGGATGAAAAATCACCTGTAAGATCCTCATCATTCGATGAtattagaaagaaaattaatgaacATTCTCACGCAGAGATTCCCGAAGAATTCCCACATGACGAAAGTGTCGAAAATAGGACTAGAGCGCTGCTGGGTGTTACAAAGATCGATCAATTAATGTTAATGATCGAGGCCCGTAAGAAGGGTATAACGGAGAAGGTTGAAACCACAAAGGATGGTCAGCTTCTTATCGACAAGGattctgaaattttaccaccatcaaatgaaattgttgGTGGTGTTGAGAAACCTTTTGGTTCTCATGGTGTAAAACAACATGAATGTCGCTACTGTCATAGATTTTTCACTCAATTGACACATTTAGAAGTCCATATTAGATCACATATAGGTATCAAACCTTACCAATGCCAATATTGCGGCAAAAAATTTACTCAAGGTGGTAATTTAAGAACGCATGAAAGATTACACACTGGTGAAAAGCCTTATCAATGTGAGCTTTGTGGGAAAAGATTCTCTAGAAAAGGTAATTTAGCTGCTCATGTATTGACGCACAAAAAGATTAAACCATTTATTTGTAAGCTAGATAACTGTAATAAGTCCTTTACCCAACTAGGTAATATGAAAGGGCACCAAAATAAGTTCCATCTAGAAACATTGACAAGATTGACGGCAAGATTAGCTCAGCTTGATCCAAAGGAAAATATTTCCACCGAGGAAAGAGAAATGCTGGAGTACTTTGCATccttatataaaaattcGAACAAAGGTATTAAAGGTAGAGGTAGAGGCTCCAATTCGCCAAGTGACCATCCTGGTTCCTTCAAGATGTATCCTAATGAAATGAATCCACAACAGTTTCAGGATCAGATGTTACAGATGCAACTCCAAATGAATGAGCAGTCACAACAAACAGAGGGGCAGAACCAGAGCTTTTCAGCAAATAACACTAGCCCCAATGCCAATGCTGCCAACAATGATATGCTAGATCAAAGCCCCGTTCGGTTTAAAACTGTAAACTACAAGAGTTAA